The window TTTTTAAAGAAGAGGTATTTTGGGGTTTCTGTACAATTATAATAAACATGGAAGCAATAATGATCCCAGAACTAACCATGTTAAAAGGTAAACACATTTTATATAGAATTACTGGAGATGACCCAGATTCTACAAATAAGCCAATTATTGAGACTAATGATGAAAATAATAAAATATGGGTAACATCTTACAATATTTCGTTGCCAAATACTCAATGGAGCTTAGAATTAAACTATGATGAACACTACTACGATTACATGGATGAAATTCATATAATAGCCCATCTGATTTCTTTTCTAATCGCGTTGCTAGCTTGTTTTCAGCAGTATAGAATATTTGAAAAAAATTATGAAATAAAAATAAATGAAAAAAACCGTACGATAGCAGCAATGGGCATTACTACAAATCATGAACTAAATCAACCTTTGACAGTTATAAAAGGATATGTTGAGCTTTTAAAACAAAAGGACGAATCTGAAGAAAACCTGATCTATTACAGTAAAATAGAAGTTGCACTCGATAGAATCGAAAAAACTTTAAAACAGTTCAGAGAATTTGATAATGTACAGATTAAAAAGTACCTATGGGAACATGATATGATTGTTTTTGACGATGATTAGTTTTCAACCACTCATAATATTTTTTTTTATTTTTCTTGATTTAAAATGAGTAATGTAAAATATTCTTTACATGAAAAGTATTGTATCAAAATACGATTTATTTAAATTTGGTTTCTCTTGAGGAAACATTTAGTTGCTATTCGTGTAATAACTTTTTCCAGATAATATAATTAACGCGAGGTGTATTGTGTCAAACTACAATGAAATGTGGTCATCACTTGGATTGAATCTAGAAGCTCATGAAGGTCTATTAAATTTTTTGGGAGGAGCATATAAAGATATTTATCTTTCACAAAAAAACAGACCAAAAGGGATGGAGTATTTTGATTTTGTAATATCGGAGGTACATGGTCTCAGAATTAAAGAGCTAATGGATGCCAAAGAAGAGGGTCGTAAAATAATCGGAACTTTCTGTGTTTATGTTCCTGAAGAATTGATTCTTGCTGTAAATGGAATATCTGTGGGTTTATGTGCTGGGGCTGAAGTTGGAACACAGGAAGCTGAAAAATATCTTCCGAGGAATACATGTGCTCTTATCAAGGGGTTTGTTGGATTTAAACTGGCTTCTCTATGTCCATATGTTGAAGCTACAGATCTAATAGTCGGAGAAACAACATGTGATGGCAAGAAAAAGGCTTATGAAATTTTTGATGAAATCACAGGTGGTAAATTATATGTTATGGAGATTCCAAATAGAAAAGGTGATGAAGGT is drawn from Candidatus Delongbacteria bacterium and contains these coding sequences:
- a CDS encoding CHASE domain-containing protein produces the protein MRNIKEKIIRLSAYLIITVSMILISETVFNIYYNSEEKESLKNLFIATNLFSQKIQQNILTSLSTLDAMHAMIIVTDYDTDKFQNWSEVMLSTSPYLSSVQLAPNGIVSFIYPLEGNEKAMGHNLILDQSRNSGALSTIKNRSTTIIGPINLLQNGKKALIARKPIFKEEVFWGFCTIIINMEAIMIPELTMLKGKHILYRITGDDPDSTNKPIIETNDENNKIWVTSYNISLPNTQWSLELNYDEHYYDYMDEIHIIAHLISFLIALLACFQQYRIFEKNYEIKINEKNRTIAAMGITTNHELNQPLTVIKGYVELLKQKDESEENLIYYSKIEVALDRIEKTLKQFREFDNVQIKKYLWEHDMIVFDDD